The following proteins come from a genomic window of Synechococcus sp. BIOS-E4-1:
- a CDS encoding MarC family protein — protein sequence MAGGLIVVLIGLSMRHSEPSKVHHDPKSVERDQNSSVKGIVPLGIPLLAGPGTITLVIVDPSAASMGGKLSLSLVVLAMSALSYLITNAGEMLSSKISESALQVLTKIMGLILTAIAVQMRSQF from the coding sequence GTGGCAGGGGGCTTGATCGTGGTGCTGATCGGCCTTTCGATGCGGCACTCCGAACCTTCGAAGGTTCACCACGACCCGAAGTCCGTGGAACGCGACCAGAACTCCTCGGTCAAAGGGATCGTTCCCTTGGGCATTCCCCTGCTGGCTGGCCCGGGCACCATCACTTTGGTGATCGTGGATCCAAGCGCAGCAAGCATGGGAGGAAAACTGAGCCTCAGCCTCGTGGTGCTCGCCATGAGCGCGCTTAGTTATCTAATAACTAACGCTGGTGAGATGCTCTCATCCAAGATCAGTGAGTCTGCTTTGCAGGTACTCACAAAAATCATGGGCCTCATCCTCACTGCGATTGCAGTGCAGATGCGTTCTCAGTTTTAA
- a CDS encoding 4a-hydroxytetrahydrobiopterin dehydratase translates to MAALLSLQDRENLRATLKQWQVGDERLKRQWQFSDFSEAFAFMTRVALLAEAKQHHPNWSNVYNRVTIELTTHDLGGLSNLDAELAQSIDALQ, encoded by the coding sequence ATGGCAGCACTGCTCAGCCTTCAGGATCGTGAAAACCTACGAGCCACTCTGAAGCAGTGGCAGGTGGGGGATGAACGCCTCAAACGACAGTGGCAGTTCAGCGACTTCAGTGAGGCATTCGCCTTCATGACAAGGGTTGCCCTGCTGGCTGAAGCAAAACAGCATCATCCCAACTGGAGCAATGTCTACAACCGGGTGACGATCGAGCTGACCACCCACGACCTGGGAGGACTCAGCAATCTGGATGCAGAGCTGGCGCAATCCATCGACGCCCTGCAGTGA
- a CDS encoding iron ABC transporter permease — MADPLRQGVLTRTRSLLSGRFWLVAGAVAIAFLALLPVIGLLGEGLSGVSSGNASLRPDGLLQIRGTVVLLLGTSLMGGVIGTANGWLLANCRFPGRRWLRIAQLLPLANPSYLLAATLVDIGSLEGITINGMGWGIVVMALTTYPYVFLLSTESFTICGRRQLEACRSLGVGPWNSFRRIALPMALPAIGAGIALMGMEVLNEYGAVQLLGIPSLSAGIIEAWRIEGNPAGAVGLALITLCIVMVLLFGERRLRSRSRRWSEGVAGGESPAWMLSGGRAFAAQVLGALPPLITLGIPLLWGAMNWQQLATGLTPELLLLTLRTLGLALAATLLAGLAAMLLAIAKRWSPARWLRGVTFLAGMGYAIPGAVLALALLVIGAPWQLSPILLLLWGYSDRFLAVNKGGIDAALERLSPSLDEAATGLGLRWPAVLRRVHLPLLRGPILVGSLLVFVDTVKELPLTFALRPFDFDTLAVRVFQYAGDERLAAAVWPALMILVLGLIASSALVPRLDRDSE, encoded by the coding sequence ATGGCAGATCCCCTTCGGCAAGGAGTGCTCACGCGTACGCGCAGCTTGCTGTCAGGCCGCTTTTGGCTGGTGGCAGGAGCCGTGGCAATTGCGTTCTTGGCCCTGCTTCCTGTCATCGGCCTGCTGGGCGAAGGACTCAGTGGCGTAAGCAGCGGCAATGCCAGCCTCAGGCCGGACGGTCTGCTCCAGATCCGCGGCACGGTTGTGCTACTCCTCGGCACCAGCCTGATGGGAGGTGTGATCGGAACCGCCAACGGTTGGCTGCTGGCGAACTGCCGATTCCCAGGCCGCCGCTGGCTGCGGATTGCCCAGCTGCTGCCACTGGCCAATCCGTCGTATCTGCTGGCGGCGACTCTGGTGGATATCGGCAGTCTGGAGGGAATCACCATCAACGGGATGGGATGGGGAATCGTTGTGATGGCGCTGACCACCTACCCCTATGTCTTCCTGCTGAGCACCGAAAGCTTCACGATCTGTGGACGCCGGCAACTGGAAGCTTGCCGCTCGCTGGGTGTGGGGCCCTGGAACAGTTTCCGCCGCATTGCACTGCCCATGGCCTTGCCGGCGATCGGTGCAGGCATTGCCCTCATGGGCATGGAGGTTTTGAATGAATATGGTGCCGTGCAACTGCTCGGCATTCCCAGTCTTTCAGCTGGAATTATCGAGGCCTGGAGAATCGAGGGCAATCCCGCTGGTGCTGTGGGTCTTGCTCTGATCACACTCTGCATCGTGATGGTGCTTCTGTTCGGCGAACGCAGACTGCGCAGCCGCAGCCGCCGCTGGTCAGAAGGCGTTGCAGGAGGAGAATCTCCTGCATGGATGCTGAGCGGCGGAAGGGCCTTCGCAGCCCAGGTGCTTGGAGCTTTACCTCCCCTGATCACCCTTGGCATTCCGCTGTTGTGGGGCGCAATGAACTGGCAGCAGTTGGCCACCGGTCTGACACCAGAATTGCTGCTGCTCACCCTGCGCACTTTGGGTCTCGCACTGGCAGCGACCCTGCTGGCGGGCCTGGCGGCAATGTTGCTGGCCATTGCCAAACGCTGGAGTCCTGCCAGATGGCTCAGAGGTGTGACTTTTCTTGCGGGCATGGGCTACGCCATTCCAGGGGCAGTTCTGGCGCTGGCTCTGCTGGTGATCGGCGCCCCATGGCAACTGTCTCCAATCCTGCTTCTGCTCTGGGGATACAGCGATCGCTTCCTCGCAGTGAACAAGGGGGGCATTGATGCAGCTCTGGAGCGACTCTCTCCCAGCCTTGACGAAGCAGCAACAGGGCTGGGCTTGCGTTGGCCGGCCGTGCTCAGACGGGTTCATCTGCCGCTTCTACGAGGCCCGATCCTCGTTGGCAGCCTGTTGGTGTTCGTGGACACCGTCAAGGAGCTGCCGCTCACATTCGCGCTACGACCTTTCGATTTCGACACGCTTGCGGTGAGGGTGTTTCAGTACGCAGGTGATGAGCGACTCGCCGCTGCGGTCTGGCCGGCGCTGATGATCCTGGTCCTGGGTCTGATTGCTTCATCAGCTCTGGTGCCGCGATTGGATCGGGATTCGGAGTAG
- a CDS encoding inorganic diphosphatase encodes MANLDQAPSRSMPNLLHVLPAFADESELRLNTIVELNSNTINKYELITETGHLKLDRVGYSSLAYPFAYGCIPRTWDEDGDPLDIEIVNVTEPLIPGSIVEARIIGIMTFDDGGEVDDKVIAVLADDKRMDHIKCFEDLGEHWKKETTYYWEHYKDLKKPGTCTVNGFFGTEKAVEIIKACEARYVTEIDPKLVD; translated from the coding sequence ATGGCCAATCTCGACCAGGCTCCGAGCCGCAGCATGCCGAACCTGCTGCATGTGCTGCCGGCCTTTGCTGATGAATCCGAGTTGCGTCTGAACACGATCGTGGAGCTGAACTCCAACACGATCAACAAGTACGAGCTGATCACCGAGACCGGGCACCTGAAGCTGGACCGGGTTGGTTACTCCTCTTTGGCCTATCCCTTCGCCTACGGCTGCATTCCCCGCACCTGGGATGAAGATGGTGACCCGCTCGATATTGAGATTGTCAATGTCACTGAGCCTCTGATTCCAGGTTCGATTGTTGAGGCTCGCATCATCGGCATCATGACCTTTGATGACGGTGGTGAGGTCGATGACAAGGTCATCGCGGTTCTGGCCGATGACAAGCGCATGGATCACATCAAGTGCTTTGAAGACCTTGGTGAGCACTGGAAAAAGGAAACCACTTATTACTGGGAGCACTACAAGGATCTGAAGAAGCCTGGAACCTGCACCGTGAACGGTTTCTTCGGTACGGAGAAGGCCGTCGAGATCATCAAGGCCTGTGAGGCTCGATATGTGACTGAGATTGACCCCAAGCTCGTCGATTGA
- a CDS encoding AEC family transporter yields MPHSIISAIFPVIAYLCIGYIAKRTKKFDPANSGILIGYALNISIPCMIVLDMTRQDMFKDFSQYFQFFGGYLLVSFIVFLISYVYGRVVKRQNLLIGSYFAAAASYSNTCMIALPILAIMLPIGGATYGVIGVIVLIIGLQTTSIIYEYTSKEESGLSVRKVLGSIWKAMKANYFIAMILGLILSFLGFQFPSVLGASLNAVGITTAPVALFAIGAQLNFTLFRNHIRIVSECTFFKLFLMPVLAWFVCDLVKLPPAPAVAVILCSAVPTAKCQYAVARSHDVYVEETESIVAGTTILSMITLTIVIALLAAEFPAIVT; encoded by the coding sequence ATGCCACATTCGATCATTAGTGCGATCTTCCCTGTTATTGCTTACCTCTGCATTGGCTACATTGCTAAGCGAACTAAAAAGTTTGATCCCGCGAATAGTGGAATTCTCATTGGCTATGCGTTGAATATCTCGATTCCATGCATGATTGTGCTTGATATGACTCGGCAAGATATGTTTAAGGACTTTTCTCAATATTTTCAATTCTTTGGCGGTTACCTTCTTGTCTCATTTATTGTTTTTTTGATATCCTATGTTTACGGAAGAGTTGTTAAGCGTCAGAATTTATTGATTGGCTCATATTTTGCAGCTGCTGCTTCTTATTCAAATACCTGCATGATTGCGTTGCCAATTCTAGCCATCATGCTTCCCATTGGAGGCGCAACGTATGGAGTTATTGGAGTGATCGTTTTGATTATAGGGCTCCAAACCACTTCGATTATTTATGAATACACATCCAAAGAGGAATCAGGCTTGAGTGTTCGTAAGGTGCTTGGCTCAATTTGGAAGGCGATGAAAGCGAATTACTTTATTGCTATGATCCTAGGCTTAATACTCTCCTTCCTGGGCTTTCAGTTTCCCAGTGTACTGGGAGCGAGTTTGAATGCTGTTGGCATCACAACGGCGCCAGTTGCCCTGTTTGCTATCGGGGCTCAACTCAACTTCACTCTCTTTAGGAACCACATTCGTATTGTCAGTGAGTGTACATTTTTCAAATTATTTTTGATGCCTGTGCTTGCCTGGTTTGTTTGTGATCTTGTTAAATTGCCACCAGCTCCAGCTGTTGCGGTGATCCTTTGTAGTGCAGTACCCACCGCGAAATGTCAATACGCTGTCGCTCGATCACATGACGTCTATGTAGAGGAAACTGAATCGATTGTTGCGGGCACAACGATTCTTTCGATGATTACTCTGACAATTGTCATCGCTTTGCTAGCTGCTGAGTTTCCAGCGATTGTTACATGA
- the hemC gene encoding hydroxymethylbilane synthase, translated as MALEQLRIASRRSQLAMVQTNWVKAELEKAHPGLAISVEAMATQGDKILDVALAKIGDKGLFTKELEAQMLVGRAEIAVHSLKDLPTNLPEGLMLGCITEREDPADALVVNSKNAEYTLETLPEGSVVGTSSLRRLAQLRHHFPHLQFKDVRGNVITRLEKLDGGGYDCLILAAAGLSRLGFADRIHQIIPGHISLHAVGQGALGIECVTDNKDVLNIIQVLEHGPTAGRCLAERAFLRELEGGCQVPIGVNSRIDGHELVLTGMVASLDGQRLIRDERRGPLGNPEDVGLKLAADLKSRGAGEILQEIFATVRPEA; from the coding sequence ATGGCTCTCGAGCAACTGCGCATTGCCTCCCGCCGCAGCCAGCTGGCCATGGTGCAGACCAACTGGGTCAAAGCCGAACTGGAGAAAGCTCACCCAGGCCTGGCGATTTCGGTGGAAGCCATGGCCACTCAGGGCGACAAAATTCTGGATGTGGCTCTTGCCAAAATCGGGGACAAAGGCCTGTTCACCAAGGAACTGGAGGCCCAGATGCTGGTGGGTCGAGCAGAGATCGCCGTGCATTCCCTCAAGGATCTGCCCACCAACCTGCCCGAGGGCCTCATGCTCGGTTGCATCACCGAGCGGGAGGATCCCGCGGATGCCCTGGTGGTCAACAGCAAGAACGCTGAATACACCTTGGAAACACTTCCAGAGGGATCCGTCGTCGGAACCAGCTCACTGCGGAGACTCGCCCAGCTGCGCCACCACTTTCCCCATCTGCAGTTCAAGGACGTTCGCGGCAACGTCATCACCCGGCTAGAGAAGCTGGATGGTGGCGGCTACGACTGTCTGATCCTTGCTGCGGCAGGCCTGAGTCGGCTCGGATTCGCCGATCGGATCCATCAGATCATTCCTGGCCACATCTCACTGCATGCCGTAGGACAGGGAGCCCTCGGCATCGAATGTGTCACAGACAACAAAGATGTTCTCAACATCATTCAAGTCCTTGAACATGGCCCCACTGCAGGGAGATGCCTCGCGGAACGTGCCTTCCTCCGAGAACTTGAAGGCGGCTGCCAGGTACCCATCGGGGTCAACAGCCGTATTGACGGCCATGAACTGGTTCTCACCGGGATGGTGGCCAGCCTTGATGGCCAGCGACTGATCCGTGATGAACGCCGCGGCCCTCTCGGTAATCCTGAAGATGTGGGCCTGAAGCTCGCAGCAGACTTGAAATCTCGTGGAGCTGGGGAGATCCTGCAGGAGATCTTCGCAACGGTTCGTCCCGAAGCCTGA
- a CDS encoding L,D-transpeptidase produces MAVGAVSVALAASGSAVASPQLQAPLFASAKVHSVNAETSIHLDLKQRRISVIRAGQSIGRWPVAIGDPKTPTPTGVFRVETKLVNPQYESTKSGRVHPVTGPASPLGHRWIGFLQQGPNQFGIHGTPWPHWVKIRAAVSNGCVRMLNAHVQKLYELVDVGTPVMITR; encoded by the coding sequence TTGGCTGTTGGGGCTGTTTCTGTAGCTCTGGCTGCATCAGGCTCAGCAGTTGCTTCGCCTCAGCTGCAGGCACCGCTCTTTGCTTCAGCGAAGGTGCATTCTGTGAATGCTGAGACGAGCATTCATCTCGATCTCAAGCAGCGACGCATCAGTGTGATCCGCGCTGGACAGTCCATCGGGCGCTGGCCGGTGGCGATTGGTGATCCCAAGACTCCAACACCGACAGGTGTGTTTCGGGTCGAGACCAAGCTTGTCAATCCTCAGTACGAAAGCACGAAATCCGGCCGGGTTCATCCGGTCACCGGACCTGCCAGCCCACTCGGCCATCGCTGGATCGGCTTTCTACAGCAGGGACCCAACCAATTCGGCATTCATGGAACCCCCTGGCCTCATTGGGTGAAAATCCGCGCGGCGGTGTCCAATGGCTGTGTACGCATGCTCAATGCCCACGTTCAGAAGCTCTACGAGCTTGTGGATGTGGGCACTCCGGTGATGATCACCCGGTGA
- a CDS encoding GTP-binding protein — protein MTTSVKRAAVPVTILTGFLGAGKTTLLNHILSNQEGLKTAVLVNEFGEIGIDNELVVSTNEDMVELSNGCICCSINGELLDAVDRILNRPKPVEYLVVETTGLADPLPVAMTFLGSELRDLTRLDSIITLIDAENFGAEAIASEVGRSQVIYGDILMLNKTDLVDESRVKDVEQQLRDVKKDARILHSVKGDVPLPLLLSVGLFESDRVVNEGHDHGHSHDHGHSHDHGHSHDDGHSHDHGHSHDHEHSHDHGHDHGSADHLAIEGFTSLSFSSSDPFDLRAFQNFLDNHLPESVFRAKGILWFKESERRHVFHLAGKRFSIDDSDWNGTRKNQLVLIGRGLDHNSLRHQLQECVVVPVDQ, from the coding sequence ATGACAACCAGCGTGAAGCGAGCCGCGGTGCCGGTGACGATTCTCACTGGTTTTCTCGGAGCAGGGAAAACAACACTGTTGAACCACATCCTGAGCAATCAGGAGGGGCTTAAAACAGCTGTGCTTGTCAATGAATTCGGGGAGATCGGAATCGACAATGAGTTGGTGGTCAGCACCAATGAGGACATGGTCGAACTGAGCAACGGATGCATCTGCTGCTCGATCAACGGCGAGCTGCTTGATGCCGTGGACCGCATCCTCAACAGACCCAAACCCGTCGAATATCTGGTGGTTGAAACCACGGGTCTGGCTGATCCGCTGCCCGTTGCAATGACATTCCTGGGCAGCGAGCTGCGTGATTTGACAAGGCTCGATTCAATCATCACCTTGATTGATGCCGAGAACTTCGGAGCAGAGGCCATTGCCAGCGAAGTCGGTCGATCACAGGTGATTTATGGCGACATCCTGATGCTCAACAAGACCGATCTTGTTGATGAAAGTCGCGTGAAGGATGTCGAACAACAGCTGCGCGACGTCAAGAAAGATGCGCGCATCCTGCACTCAGTGAAGGGAGATGTGCCGCTGCCCCTTCTGCTGAGCGTGGGTCTGTTCGAATCCGACCGGGTGGTGAACGAAGGCCACGATCACGGACACAGCCACGATCACGGGCACAGCCATGACCATGGGCACAGCCACGACGACGGACACAGCCATGACCATGGGCATAGCCACGATCATGAACACAGCCATGACCACGGGCACGACCATGGATCCGCTGATCATCTGGCCATTGAAGGATTCACGTCACTGTCCTTCTCAAGCAGTGATCCCTTTGATCTGAGAGCCTTTCAGAATTTTCTCGACAATCATCTGCCCGAAAGCGTTTTTCGAGCAAAGGGAATTCTCTGGTTCAAGGAAAGCGAGCGACGTCACGTGTTCCACCTGGCGGGCAAACGGTTCTCAATCGACGACAGCGACTGGAATGGAACCCGAAAGAACCAACTGGTACTGATCGGTCGTGGTCTCGACCATAATTCCCTGAGACATCAGCTTCAAGAGTGCGTTGTCGTGCCTGTTGATCAGTAA
- a CDS encoding esterase-like activity of phytase family protein: protein MSTLAVPVAVAVAVVVAVLMMFQSTLVPKNMMAAALPALPSPAQALPCPLAAGWELIHNIELPGRGLDGDRVGGFSAVAYQRKEDRLWLLSDATTGYLVSFTGLSRLLQGEQASLQGGRRLLLRGREGSSLPADFDGEGLVLNGNQIWIVSEGRRRPERRARLQSYNLLNGRLQREVPLLADWQETEGQGLAANKGPEALTQMASGDLVMAAEAPLIQDSAQQGKDWVRFARLRSGSDHRLEPHGGVEIGPAGAAVSLKLGLTELLALGEGPAVLALLRSFALPVGWSAHLQVLRLPGSESPSAPPIQALQSWDLLASGLPSANWEGMAWGPVMKDGRIPLVLVSDDGFHPFQSSWLSVLAPRRGPDCVPNRFAF from the coding sequence TTGTCGACTTTGGCCGTGCCCGTGGCTGTGGCTGTGGCCGTGGTCGTGGCTGTGCTGATGATGTTCCAATCGACCTTGGTACCTAAAAACATGATGGCCGCAGCCTTGCCGGCTTTGCCATCGCCAGCACAGGCACTTCCTTGCCCTCTGGCGGCTGGCTGGGAGTTGATTCACAACATTGAACTCCCAGGGCGAGGCTTGGATGGAGATCGTGTTGGTGGCTTCTCTGCAGTGGCCTATCAGCGGAAGGAGGACCGTCTCTGGTTGCTAAGCGACGCAACCACGGGCTACTTGGTGTCGTTCACTGGCCTGAGCCGTTTACTGCAAGGTGAGCAGGCATCGCTGCAAGGTGGTCGACGTCTGCTGTTGAGGGGGCGAGAGGGTTCATCTCTGCCGGCGGACTTTGACGGTGAGGGGCTGGTGCTTAACGGCAATCAGATCTGGATCGTCAGTGAGGGGCGCCGACGCCCTGAGAGAAGGGCAAGACTGCAGAGTTACAACCTCTTGAACGGACGCCTGCAGCGCGAGGTCCCCCTACTTGCTGATTGGCAAGAGACAGAGGGGCAGGGACTTGCTGCCAACAAAGGGCCTGAAGCACTCACGCAGATGGCATCCGGTGATCTGGTCATGGCAGCCGAGGCTCCACTGATTCAGGACAGCGCTCAGCAGGGCAAGGACTGGGTGCGGTTCGCTCGTTTGCGCTCCGGTTCGGATCATCGGCTTGAGCCCCATGGGGGGGTCGAGATCGGACCTGCGGGTGCAGCGGTCAGTCTGAAGCTGGGTTTGACTGAACTGCTGGCCTTGGGAGAGGGCCCAGCAGTTCTGGCGCTGCTGCGCAGTTTTGCCTTGCCTGTGGGGTGGTCTGCCCATCTTCAGGTTCTGCGTCTGCCGGGAAGTGAGTCGCCGTCCGCTCCGCCGATTCAAGCGTTGCAAAGCTGGGATCTGTTGGCGAGTGGCCTGCCATCAGCCAATTGGGAGGGAATGGCCTGGGGACCGGTGATGAAAGATGGTCGAATTCCGCTGGTGCTGGTGAGTGACGATGGTTTTCACCCTTTCCAGAGCAGCTGGCTGTCCGTTCTGGCTCCGCGGCGCGGGCCGGATTGTGTGCCCAATCGTTTCGCCTTCTGA
- a CDS encoding DUF6561 domain-containing protein, protein MPGPVVNGVKVSHSTAGSSLAPVDESVPFLPLLSEGSIRLVLLTSGVMLVARLRQTTDSDGDRAYQLIRPLRLEKHDDSGPWSLHSYLAGLTPQRNVVMLKAAVAALLEPEARILQAYTRSTNQECPPSETPVERLKKAFQEFTDSIESH, encoded by the coding sequence ATGCCTGGTCCTGTGGTCAACGGGGTGAAGGTGAGCCATTCAACTGCTGGCTCGTCTCTTGCTCCGGTGGATGAATCAGTACCTTTTCTGCCTTTGTTGAGCGAGGGATCGATTCGACTGGTGCTACTCACCAGCGGTGTGATGCTGGTGGCGAGGCTCAGGCAGACCACCGACTCCGACGGCGATCGGGCTTATCAGTTGATCAGGCCTCTGCGGCTGGAAAAGCACGATGATTCAGGGCCATGGTCCCTGCATTCCTATCTGGCTGGGTTAACGCCCCAGCGCAATGTTGTGATGCTCAAGGCTGCTGTTGCAGCATTGCTCGAGCCGGAAGCACGCATTCTTCAGGCTTATACCCGTTCCACCAACCAGGAATGTCCTCCATCGGAAACGCCAGTTGAGCGTTTGAAGAAGGCATTTCAGGAATTTACCGACAGCATTGAGTCCCACTGA
- a CDS encoding cation diffusion facilitator family transporter has product MEHHQHSHDHGHSHSHGHGQSRQAFRWTVLLNASLSGLQIAVGIAFGSIALIGDALHNVGDVMGLLLGWGAESLSQRPAKGRFSYGFGRSTQLAAVANAVLILMASAVVCVESIQRFRQPELVVAWPVAIAAGAGLVVNLVSARLFGSDHHGDLNRRAAALHLLGDAAVSAAVLLSALVTSITRWTWIDPLTGLGVGLSVGWLGIMLLRDGLAELMDEVPHRIDPAAVLADLQAMPEVQGVHHLHIWSIGGTRVALTVHLQRDAGLSDQDPQLLSGVRQAMQHKGIEHCTVQLEEPDEDCGESLS; this is encoded by the coding sequence TTGGAACATCATCAGCACAGCCACGACCACGGCCACAGCCACAGCCACGGGCACGGCCAAAGTCGACAAGCATTCCGGTGGACGGTTCTGCTCAATGCCAGCCTGAGCGGTTTGCAGATCGCCGTTGGGATCGCCTTCGGATCGATCGCACTGATCGGCGATGCCCTACACAACGTCGGTGACGTGATGGGACTCCTGCTGGGCTGGGGAGCGGAGAGCCTGAGCCAGAGACCTGCCAAGGGTCGGTTTAGTTATGGCTTCGGACGCTCCACCCAGCTGGCAGCCGTCGCCAACGCCGTCTTGATCCTGATGGCCTCCGCAGTGGTCTGCGTGGAGTCCATCCAGCGATTCCGACAACCGGAGCTGGTGGTGGCGTGGCCGGTCGCCATCGCAGCAGGCGCTGGCCTGGTGGTGAACCTGGTCTCCGCCCGCCTGTTCGGTTCAGATCACCATGGTGATCTGAACCGCCGAGCTGCTGCTCTTCACCTGCTCGGAGATGCAGCGGTCTCAGCGGCGGTGCTGCTGAGCGCCTTGGTGACCTCCATCACCCGCTGGACATGGATTGATCCCCTCACAGGTCTTGGAGTTGGCCTGAGCGTGGGATGGCTGGGGATCATGTTGTTGCGCGATGGCCTCGCCGAGCTGATGGATGAAGTTCCCCATCGGATTGATCCAGCCGCCGTTTTGGCCGATCTGCAAGCCATGCCAGAGGTGCAGGGCGTCCATCATCTGCACATCTGGTCCATCGGCGGAACGCGGGTGGCCCTCACTGTTCACCTGCAGAGAGATGCGGGCCTGAGCGATCAGGATCCGCAGCTGCTGAGCGGGGTTCGGCAGGCGATGCAACACAAGGGCATCGAGCACTGCACGGTTCAGCTGGAGGAGCCCGATGAGGACTGCGGAGAATCACTCAGCTGA
- a CDS encoding carboxypeptidase M32, with product MAAGITAWDRLGSHLHETQVMDSITRTLYWDQNTRMPSGGSAWRGEQLALLARQLHARQSSEHYAQLIAAAREDWRIRANSVDHPEVISGQARNLDLLEQDLRRQQALDPDLVSALATAKSQGYDLWQQARRTSDFSLFAPALRRMVELRQEQARQLAEPRSCWETLAQPFEPDLTLQRLQDLFAPLRRRLPELLEQLKGSPRPSTLSWDLPTSTQQQLCDQLLSDWGRDKGITCVAASPHPFSITLGPRDFRITTRVVAGQPLSCFLATAHEWGHSLYEQGLPTSTHQWFAWPLGQATSMAVHESQSLFWENRVARSQPFSELWWERFASAGAPLESAADLWQAMNPMAPGCNRVEADELSYGLHILVRTDLELALLEQGLPVEDLPSEWNRRYRELLGVTPADDAQGCLQDVHWSEGLFGYFPSYLLGHLISAQLSEAMQTAIGSPEEHVRRGDLSVMLGWLRENVHPIGRALNAEQLVEKVSGRSLSSTPFLNYLEAKLERLCIARV from the coding sequence ATGGCTGCCGGGATAACGGCTTGGGATCGTCTTGGCTCGCACCTTCACGAAACCCAGGTTATGGATTCCATAACCAGGACTCTCTACTGGGATCAGAACACCCGAATGCCAAGCGGTGGTTCAGCCTGGCGGGGTGAGCAACTGGCTCTGCTGGCTCGCCAGCTCCATGCACGCCAGAGTTCAGAGCACTACGCGCAGCTGATTGCGGCAGCCCGTGAGGACTGGCGAATTCGCGCCAACAGTGTTGATCACCCTGAAGTCATCAGTGGCCAGGCCCGCAATCTGGACCTGCTTGAGCAGGATCTCCGCCGGCAGCAGGCACTTGATCCGGATCTTGTCAGTGCTCTTGCCACAGCCAAATCCCAGGGTTACGACCTCTGGCAACAGGCCCGCCGCACTTCCGACTTTTCACTTTTTGCGCCGGCTCTCCGTCGGATGGTCGAGTTGCGTCAGGAACAGGCCCGTCAGCTGGCAGAACCGCGAAGTTGCTGGGAAACACTCGCGCAGCCGTTCGAGCCTGATCTCACATTGCAGCGGCTTCAGGATCTGTTTGCGCCGCTGCGCAGACGCTTGCCCGAACTACTGGAGCAACTCAAGGGCAGTCCCAGACCGTCGACTCTCAGTTGGGATCTGCCCACATCAACCCAGCAGCAGCTCTGTGATCAGCTGCTCAGCGACTGGGGCAGGGACAAGGGGATCACATGCGTGGCTGCTTCGCCCCACCCCTTCTCGATCACCTTGGGGCCTCGCGACTTCCGCATCACCACGCGCGTGGTGGCTGGTCAGCCTCTGTCCTGTTTTCTGGCCACAGCCCATGAGTGGGGACATTCGCTCTATGAGCAGGGACTGCCGACCAGCACGCATCAGTGGTTTGCCTGGCCTCTCGGCCAGGCCACGTCGATGGCGGTGCATGAAAGTCAGTCGCTGTTCTGGGAGAACCGGGTGGCCCGCAGTCAGCCCTTCTCGGAACTCTGGTGGGAACGCTTTGCCTCTGCGGGCGCACCTCTTGAGTCAGCAGCGGATCTCTGGCAGGCGATGAATCCGATGGCGCCAGGATGCAACCGGGTGGAAGCTGACGAACTCAGCTATGGACTTCACATCCTGGTGCGGACGGATCTTGAGCTGGCTCTGCTGGAACAGGGGCTGCCGGTGGAGGATCTCCCGAGCGAATGGAATCGTCGTTACCGCGAACTGCTGGGAGTCACCCCTGCTGATGATGCGCAGGGCTGCCTCCAGGATGTGCACTGGAGTGAAGGTCTGTTCGGCTACTTCCCGTCCTATCTGCTCGGACATCTGATCAGTGCACAGCTGAGCGAAGCGATGCAGACGGCGATCGGTTCCCCCGAAGAGCATGTCCGCCGTGGTGATCTGAGCGTCATGCTCGGCTGGCTGAGGGAGAACGTCCATCCCATCGGGCGTGCCCTCAATGCTGAACAGCTTGTGGAGAAGGTCTCCGGTCGCAGTCTTTCCAGCACACCTTTCCTGAACTATCTCGAAGCCAAGCTGGAGCGCTTGTGCATTGCGCGGGTCTGA